The Aedes albopictus strain Foshan chromosome 1, AalbF5, whole genome shotgun sequence genomic interval TGAGTGTAATTGCGGAAGTGAAGGCACATTTTGAATCTGTCTCTTGCTAGAAGAGATCATGAACAGCCAGCAGATTTACTATGACATATTTAAGCGTTTACCTGAACCACTAGGTCCTGCATCTAACCAGAACGTTTCCATCTCTCCTTTTCCCTAAAATAAAAGTACTCTTTATTAAGGTGCCTCATCAATGGCGTTCTACTTTAATGTACCTTTACAGAAACTTGCCCACGGAATGTAAGCTTGAAACCATATTTCCTCAATTTGTTGGCTGTATATCCGGAAACCTGGATCTTATTCGTATCGCTGCTGCTCTCCATTCTAGATGCCGTGTTCACCGTGTCTCCAAACAAACAATACCGTGGCACCTTTAGCCCGACGATTCCGGCCACGATGGGTCCGGTATGGAAACCGATTTTCACGCCAACTCCCGGCAGATTGAGATCGTGGATGCTCTGAAGCATCCCTAAAGCCAGATCACCCGTGTGCTGTACGTGGCAAGGATTAACATCTGGCGCACCGCTAACCGCCATATAGACCTTGCCAACTGTCTCGACCTTGTACGCCATCGGTGACTGTATCAACTCGTCGAATGCGGAGAAAGCCGCATTCAGCGTGTTCACCGTCGTCATCGCGTACTTGATCGAGTCATCGGACGTAAGCGATTCCTGAATTTCTGCAAACAGAACAGTCACTTCCTCGAAGCTCTGACAGGTCTCCAGAGGATTCTGCCCTTCTCGCAGCCGTTCAGCTATCGACCTAGGGATCATCGAGTACAACAACTCGTCACCCTGCCGTTTCCACGAATCGGCCAAGGCCAACGACGTTTCCAGCTCTTCAGCTCGCTTTTCCTCGCGCTCGCACATGAGATCCAGCCGGGAGTTGTGTGAAAATCCGGAAAACACCATTTCTCTGCTAAGGCCGTGGGTGTTCAGATCGTTCAGGTACAACCCAACCTCACGCAGTTCCTCCAAATTGTTGATCCTGAAAAAGGAAAGAGTCAGCACGATCTTTATAGTAACAACCGTTGCGCATACAGAGGACTACACAGGAACACCAACGAGTTGATGTCCTTTATGTAACGCATCTCGCCCTTCAGCAGAATACTTCTAAGGCCTTGCGAACCGCGACGGGCAATTGACATCAACTTGGACGGATCGTCGTGTTCGTGAATCGATGGTTTAAGATCCACATGGGTGCCGCTCGCTTCGGCGGATTCCTGCACGGTTGATCCTTTGAGCAGCTGAATCTCGAAGTTTACCGTTTGAAGGCGCTTCATCTACAAGCAAAGATCATCCCAGTTTTAGACAAGTGACGTAAAATTCGACAGCAAATTACTTACATTCTCCCAAGTGAACGTGATTCCCGTTGGACGGCGAAGTTTGAAGTATTCGGTAACCTTGGAACCCATCAGCTCCGTTGGGGAGCGGGTGGCGTTGTTCAGTATCCACGATTCAATGAGTTTCTCGCCAGCGGCGGTAATTCGCATCTGTTCGTTCAGGATCAGCGCAAACGGGAATAGGTCCAGGAGAACGCTGCTACTCACCGGGGACAGTTGTAGCTGCGAAGGATGAGCGGTGATGTGGACACGTCTTTGCATCTGTCGATAATAAGATAGGTAACAATGTTAGTAGCTCCAAAAATAATTCATTTAAGgtgttcaaaaattagtgtttatGCGGAACGATTGCTGAGTTCATTGCGTGCATACTCACGTAGTCCCGATTGTCAAAATCCAGTCGATACTTGACGATCACCGTCTTCAGCCCTCCTTGGATCGAAATCGGTCCTGCTGTCCCTCCTGGGACGTCATTCTGGCTCTCCAGTACCTTGATCGTCACATCCATATTGTAAAGCTGCTTGGCGATTTCCATCAACTGTCCCCGCAGATACTTGGAAAACCCGGAACGAGTACTTCGGTACACCAACACCGCTCCTTGTTCGTCCACCTCGATCAGCTGCATCGAAGGGCTCTTCATCTTGCGGTATGTGAACCGCATCTGCAGATGGATGTTATCCACCGAGTGGAGGAAATCGCAAAAGTACCTTCCGGTGGCCTTGATCAGCTCATCGTAAccgaaattgctgaagaatcgcACAAAGCACCGCCCAAAGAAAACCATAAAATCGTCGATGCTTCTGCCGGTGATGGCCGACAGTGCGGCCGCCAAGTCCGGAATAAGGCTGTCCGGGTATTGCTGTATCAAACAAAAACATACAATGCATCAGAAAACTTAGAGTGGAGTGTCCTTCTACACCCTGCCACCTACTTTACGCCCACCGTATTTGTTAGAATTCAGACGAGGAACCATGGTGGATTTTTTCCGGGAGGCCGTGCAGAAGACTCAACTGTATTTTCACCTTTTGCCATTGCACCTTAAGCGCCCGACCCGTATGCAACATAAACGCTCACTCACCTGGTACGTGTTGAATACGGTAAGCTTGCAGCCGGCCGTGTGTAACGCCTGCTTCCATACGAGTTCTCCATACTCGAGCTTCCAAAGGGGGTGATGGTGTGGCGAAGTGGTTGTCATAGTTGGACAGTCGGACACAGTGCGCAGTAAAGCGAACCGTTCCAAAGAGCGGCGAGAGAGAAAAGTTAAAGTAAGTTCGAGACTTTCACATGTGGGGAATTCAACGAAAaggtggttttcataaaagctgAAAAAATCACACATGTGAGCAGCACACGGCACAACCGGTGAATGGTGGGTTCTGGCTAGACTGTTCCAAACAGTTTCCAGAAGCGGTGATAGATATGTATGTCACACAATGTGCATCACTCTTTTGGATGCGGAgtggggcagttcagactttaaccTTAACCGTGCATTGGGCTCCCCAGACAGGCACACTGAGCGTGCACTCCGTCAGCGGGGTGAACtttagctaatgcacgaagaaggttaaacatgttgaaaattcaaaactttcatatgttcattacaatcattGGTGCAAAACTGGAGtcctgtaaaattttcagccatttcggtggtgttttaatggtggcccaaaagcaaaataggtttatttgggaattactatgaaaaattttcattaaagGTTATTtgcgctgtagagcattaacacGCAAATGAAGTCATGGGGttcaagtcaaattgaattctgcAGATCTTAACGATGAATGTTGGCGAAGACCGAAACTCGCTTAGACTCAtaagacagaagttattaatcagtattcattagtatgggacaaatatcaaattctcgctccagtcgacttttttgattccatttaggtcccatatgaactgtgcaaaatttcagcgcaattggtgaaactataatttagcgcaagcggttcaaagtttccataggatttactatgggaaaagttacactttcaaacaaaaaataccagagttcgccctttgtctccttaattcaaatcgatcaacgcttcttgtagcaaaatcatttatgaaacttttcttcgaataCCTCAAaataattggatgcttgtgggaaaagttattgatttattaccgattagtgatccaacgaacggctttttgttttgttttgttagcaGCACTGtaactgctgccttggctgctgctgtttctgggggtggtgatgcctcccgcgcTCCCGCCcaagcaacaacggcagcagcagtgctgctgataaaacaaaacaaaaagccgttcgttgaatcggtaataaatcaataactttttccacaagcatccaatcattttgagatattcgaaggaaagtttcataaatgattttgctacaagaagcgttgatcgatttgaattaagaagacaaagggcgacctctgggattttttgtttgaaagtgtaacttttcccatagtaaattctatgcaaactttgaaccgcttgcgctaaattatagtttcaccgattgcgctgaaattttgtacagttcatatgggacctaaatgggatcggaaaagtcaactggagcgaggatttaacttttccatacaagcgtgtcccatactagtattCATGCTTGAACAAAAGACCACAGCTCGTTCGATATTACCCTCTTGCAGGCCTTGCGggacatcgtgtataaagatgcacatgcgagtgagaatttgtttaataccgtcgttgggggtaagaatgggtcaaaaatgcatacttccacattcattgttccataacttttgcttctttgcatgaaaaagtcctttgatcaATGGAATATGATCTTTGATAATGCATGAACAAATGATGAAAAAAGATTTGGAGTTCGTCAATTTTCCATAAAactattgcggcgctcataataaatccacattgagcGGCGACGATATGGCCGCTAGGAgatacccgcgatacagacgcaatgtcaaaaccgaacagatactgtcatccacccagcagcatcgcagcagccttcaggctatgcatatcaaaacaaaagttagcacAATGGTAACTCATTTGGCCAGAAATCTTAAGAATATTTACCGCGACATTGTTCCACTAATATATGCATGCATAATCATCACCTTATCGGCTTTGTAAGAATATGGATAATAAATAGATCATGCTGCAGGAAAATGCGGCTTCACTTTTTCCATTTcgtcattgcgtctgtatcgcgtgcatttcCTCGCGGCCATATTGCCGCAGCCTCATGTTCAAATCCACAGCGCCGCATACAGAATTTTTGATCATCTGGTGCTcctagtggtgcggtcatattttggcaacttgatgggaaagaagaagacaaacgcgttttgCGGATTTATGTTGCAAGGCACAatacaagtgtatgaaaattaacccattctcaccccttcgagggggtgacaatgggtctaggGAACCGATTTcgttccgcattgacaacaaagcatCTTAATAAAGCTCTGGTAAAAGTGGATACTACTTACCAATAATATACTAAACGATGGGTATGAGTTTGAGATTTTGAAAAGTAACAATGCACCTATACTTGTAATGTTTCATCGAGtcttaaaagtgaaattttaaaAAGGCTATATTTTCAAACCTTTtacgatgatttatcaaaaataaaCTAATTTCTCTAAAAACTTAAGGTTTCGACAGGAACTGTTGGTATTCGatatgttttgacccaatcttgcccatctgacccattgtcacccccaacgacggtatcttTTTTTTACCGAtagtcgaaataagttccggtcttcggcaacattcaccaTTAAGATCTGAAGaatgactttgaccctatgacttcacccatgtgtgaatgctctacaacACCAAgatccttttttgaaaattctccatgtccacccaatggctgaaaatttgactgaaCTCTAGTTTTACACCaaagattgtaatgaacatatgggagctaaGAAATTTGAACATGTtcgaaatctgaactgccctaatgcggAGCAGTTGTTCGGTATGGTGATGTCATGATGACCATAATCAACAGATCCAGAACATGATGATAAAACAGAAAAATCACGTTCCACGGTCAGTTTTGGGACGTTTTCTCAAACGAACAATCACACAGGTTGAGGTTAATAAACACGCATGAAAGAAAGCAAATGCAAGTGACGGCTCCGGCTGAtgacagaattcttccagatcacCGGCAAAAGAAGATTATCTATTTCTTAATTAGGTAATGATTACAGTGCCATAATATTAACAATACATAAGCAAtggtaaaaaaaaatacctaacacACAAGTTTTAGTTCATATctaatcaaaaaatacaaaaaaaaaacgagcgtCCTATTGCAACTGCAGTagtgattagtttttttttcagcacccgAATTAATCAGCCTTAAGGACAAATGTCTTGAGATCCCGCATcatcagtgcatcagaacttcagacgcacaaatctcaagaagcaagcttcaaacaacagagcgttttattattctgttcttgctcacttgtaataagcttaaaatgagaagctcaagtgtgctggttttgttaacgaagagatttgtgccctcgaaatcgtgagtaggtgccaaagtcggccattgtggcggccattttgggattctaacaagtctgtccttaaaagtgacattttaaaaaggccttattttcaagcttatttgatgatttatcaaaaattatctatttgctctagaaacctAATTTTTCGACAAGAGCTGCTGGCAACTACAAGGACGACACCATAAAATGTTTGATTGcaatattcgcaatatttgatgagatatttcagatattGTTTCGAGCCTTctgacccaatctcgcccctctgaTTCACTtttgtcacccccaacgacggtatagtCACTTTATTGCATCTTTTGCACCGTACTCGacttcctgcatttttttttagtccacaatatgttcccaccactgcacagtgtacaaattcgagtAAAAAAAAACGAACGCAATTCAGTTCCAGTCGCTAAGCAATCGACAGATACCCATTCATAACTCCGGGGAATTGAATGGTGTCAACCCCTTTCCAGAAAAACATCGCCgagtgtctcattttggccattttcccctaaatttgtcaaaaatatttgaacatatcaaacttaaatccaaaaaaaGTGGGTGAAAACCTCAAAATtccttgaatttaaaaaaaaaacttcatgtacCAATGACAGGACAACTTGGTCCCAGAGTGTCCCATTTTGTCAAATATCCCCTATAAACAAAGAATAGTTGAGAATTTCAGATTAAttacaatagaaaaaaaaacatgcaaagtTGTTCAAAAGTCATGATACTGAATGAAGAAACCCCAAACAGATCGTCTCTTGTCTATCACATTCAATGAcgtcccgactagaagattctaacaaaaatataacataattatagcaaaccatgatatgtataactcattgtgatacaatcatgtttaacatctttggtatttaaaaatattataactcaattgtatcatattgtgttataaatgttgttcaataactcattgtgaaacaatttagttttgattccttgacattcagaacatcattttacacaattgtatcaaaataagatagaaactagttttcttgaagctaaaatttatatcatattgtgttagaattttgatctgattataacaaaataggttattattttgattagaccggtgtactttttgttacgattttaGTTATTTAAACATCATCCTGCATGTAGTTTACAATATaatgagttatagaaaaatttcataacatcataacgcaatgtgttataaacttgatatatttttctagtcggggttGTCTCATTTTATCTAATATCTAATATTtataaattaagaatatttgagaaattcagatgaatttcaTCAAATAACcgtgcaaagtcgttcaaaagtcgtgcTAAATACTTAGTGGTAAAACCCCAAACAGATCATCTCTTGTTTATAATATTCAGAAATGATGTCTCATTCTGTCCCTTTcccatacatattaaaaatacataaaaatattcaaagacaaaaaatatcaaacttttgaacgactttgtatggtttttattgaaattcatctgaCATTCTTAAATATTCTAAATTTATAGAGGATATTGAACAAAACGAGACAACATCACTAAATGCGATGAACAAGAGATGATCTGTTTAtggtttctccattcagtatcacgacttttgaacagctttgcatgttttttttttttgttgaaattcattcgaaattctcaaatattccttatttacaggggatattggacaaaatgggacatcatctctgaatgtgatggacaagacacaaccagagttgcgcaatatcagtcttatCAGTGACCAATTATATTGTACAATagtcactatcactccaggccgttCAATATTAAAACGATAATGACAGGGTACGacctgatattgacccgcactctagatcacgATCATTGCAACTGTTGTGATATTTTAGAGGGGTGcgccaaaactcaaacttttttgtgaccaacatgcaaaactagttattttgtaccacataaaaaatatcatcttggtaaatcttcattaggatttttaaacgaattttaaagatggcctatcagtgatttcCACGCACCATCAgagtcagtccagttctgatggaacaaggagagtgacggtgactcaatagagAGCACGCTGACTTCGATCGTAGttggcctatcaaaatcagcgatttgctttccattgacagtgacagattGCAACTCTGGACACAACCCGTTTGGCGTTTCTCCATGCAGTAGCATGATTTTTAAcgactttgcacagtttttttgttcaaattcattcgaaattctcaaatattctcattttatagggcatattggacaaaatgagacacttattgtgatcaaaGGCGAAAAACATTTACTAAACACATGAAACTACATGAAGCGTTTTGAAATATTCAGGGTACCTCCCAACTTTTTGGAATTTAAGTTTGATAAATTCAAATATTTCTGACAAATTTtggggaaaatggccaaaatgagacactttgcgatgtttttcaggaaaggggttggcaccattcgattccccggagtttttttgcttaggaatgggtatctgtcgtttgcttagcggccggaactgaattgcgtccgtgtttttgctcgaatttgtacactgtgcacTGGTGGATAACACTGACACtgtggaagattacaagtggtggtcgaaatacgcgtatatgtcaatggataagcaaaatagggctgaattaaaaggtacaaactgTTCCCACACATGTAAAAAAATCAAGGATCATTTCTTACAATAATATATAGTAATCTTAATCTAGTATGGGTCTGGTCATAAACCACTCATACCAAATTTTGGACATTCAGATGCCCCTCGTCACCCTTAAGCACCTCTGAAGCCTCTTGAGAGCTCCCTCAAGCCCCCTGAGAactcctaaaacgcccctgagatcccctgaaacttccttaaaTGACCCTGCGACCCCCTGGATCTCCCTGAGAATCTCTGAAATGACACTGACACGCCATGAAACACTACTAAGACTCACTGGAACATTGCTTGGAACTCCTTGAGAGTTCTGAAAGACCCCCTGATACGTCTCTGAGGCGTCTTGGGACCCCCTGAGAATCCCTGAAACCACGTGTGACCTCCTAAAAGTCCCGAAAAATAATTTCATTTCGTTCttacactttcggttcttgagaaattcgcgtgGTCCGTGATTATTAATTTTAAACCACTGATAATTGCAGCACATCcttattaaggacaaggtatttggagtacagagctcaaaatttctagagcaccgtttttttagaaccgttgaacggatttggatgaaaatgcatcacgctaatagttcagtggttgtcaatagcgtgatgcattttaatccaaatccgttcaacggttctaaaaaacggtgctctagaaattttgagctctgtactccaaataccttgtccttaaagataCTCCTTCTTTAGATGACCAATCCGAAAAACATGTTCACTTCTTCCTGGCACTTTTTGTGAACAAAGTGTGGAAACCACTGAGTTTTGCATCACAACTATATTGTAGTCAGTGTTCCGTGAAGcgtgaatcgaaaaaaaaatcatttcatcctcaaattgttgttttttgagGATTTCGCGTAGCCCGTGACCAtgaattggaaaccactgatctttgAATTGCAGGCAGTGCTCCTTGAGATGAAAAATCCGAAAAGCATTTGTACTTCTTTCTAGCACTTCCGGTGCATCAGAAATTCACGTGGCCTGTGACGTCATATTGGAAACCACTGGGCTACATTCAAGTAAGTTGATCCAAAGGCGTAGAACATTTCTATTTCGTCATCACACTTGCGGTTCTCGAGATATTCAAGTGACCCGTGATCATAAATTGGAAAGCACGGTTTTTTTCCGAGATGGTCAATCCGAAAACCATTTGCACTTGTTCATAGCACTttcgattcttgagaaattcttccggcTTGTAACCtcagattgggaaccactgaccTTTGCTATACAACTACATTGTGAAAAGTACTCCCTGAAGTGCTTGAGAAATACGCTTGGCTCATGActgtaggttgggaaccactgaacttcgaaaaactgctaaattattcaTTTAACTAAATAACTTGTAACCTTTTCACAAGTTGGAAACATTTTAActtcgatcttcacaaactagGTCTGAAAGTGAAAAAAacgctcccccgatttacgcactaatttcgAAATAACGCTCCCCCGATTTACACTCTCCCGTAAATTTCTGAAACCCCTATTTATGGCAATGGCTAGGGGTGCATAACATAAAAATgtacattattattattagctttattagggagattttcagcccgaggctggttcatctctaaaAAATGTGCATGTATGCTATGTAAGAAAGGC includes:
- the LOC109430370 gene encoding soluble guanylate cyclase 89Db isoform X1, which gives rise to MYGMLLESVQHFVQLEYGELVWKQALHTAGCKLTVFNTYQQYPDSLIPDLAAALSAITGRSIDDFMVFFGRCFVRFFSNFGYDELIKATGRYFCDFLHSVDNIHLQMRFTYRKMKSPSMQLIEVDEQGAVLVYRSTRSGFSKYLRGQLMEIAKQLYNMDVTIKVLESQNDVPGGTAGPISIQGGLKTVIVKYRLDFDNRDYMQRRVHITAHPSQLQLSPVSSSVLLDLFPFALILNEQMRITAAGEKLIESWILNNATRSPTELMGSKVTEYFKLRRPTGITFTWENMKRLQTVNFEIQLLKGSTVQESAEASGTHVDLKPSIHEHDDPSKLMSIARRGSQGLRSILLKGEMRYIKDINSLVFLCSPLINNLEELREVGLYLNDLNTHGLSREMVFSGFSHNSRLDLMCEREEKRAEELETSLALADSWKRQGDELLYSMIPRSIAERLREGQNPLETCQSFEEVTVLFAEIQESLTSDDSIKYAMTTVNTLNAAFSAFDELIQSPMAYKVETVGKVYMAVSGAPDVNPCHVQHTGDLALGMLQSIHDLNLPGVGVKIGFHTGPIVAGIVGLKVPRYCLFGDTVNTASRMESSSDTNKIQVSGYTANKLRKYGFKLTFRGQVSVKGKGEMETFWLDAGPSGSGKRLNMS
- the LOC109430370 gene encoding soluble guanylate cyclase 89Db isoform X2, with the translated sequence MYGIILVGIKNAVLLEYGELVWKQALHTAGCKLTVFNTYQQYPDSLIPDLAAALSAITGRSIDDFMVFFGRCFVRFFSNFGYDELIKATGRYFCDFLHSVDNIHLQMRFTYRKMKSPSMQLIEVDEQGAVLVYRSTRSGFSKYLRGQLMEIAKQLYNMDVTIKVLESQNDVPGGTAGPISIQGGLKTVIVKYRLDFDNRDYMQRRVHITAHPSQLQLSPVSSSVLLDLFPFALILNEQMRITAAGEKLIESWILNNATRSPTELMGSKVTEYFKLRRPTGITFTWENMKRLQTVNFEIQLLKGSTVQESAEASGTHVDLKPSIHEHDDPSKLMSIARRGSQGLRSILLKGEMRYIKDINSLVFLCSPLINNLEELREVGLYLNDLNTHGLSREMVFSGFSHNSRLDLMCEREEKRAEELETSLALADSWKRQGDELLYSMIPRSIAERLREGQNPLETCQSFEEVTVLFAEIQESLTSDDSIKYAMTTVNTLNAAFSAFDELIQSPMAYKVETVGKVYMAVSGAPDVNPCHVQHTGDLALGMLQSIHDLNLPGVGVKIGFHTGPIVAGIVGLKVPRYCLFGDTVNTASRMESSSDTNKIQVSGYTANKLRKYGFKLTFRGQVSVKGKGEMETFWLDAGPSGSGKRLNMS